One Pyrenophora tritici-repentis strain M4 chromosome 5, whole genome shotgun sequence DNA window includes the following coding sequences:
- a CDS encoding DDE-3 multi-domain protein, translated as MPGTGHRLQPAVLQAILDRIAACESDRAISRATGASRNTVAKLRLSLEFWGVPYPPRCVRLGRPSILRQAQREGLQAYLNGSPGAYMDEMRDFLYDEYDVRISLASVYRELEKMRWSRKLATKRAKEQSEPLRRLYLARMAQHYKAEQIVALDESACNERTGDRKYGWSPIGEPVELSHSFRRSERWSLLPAMTIDGYISYKIFQGAITSEILEDFLEFQVLPFCNPHPGPASVIVLDNASIHRSERVRVLCQSAGVLLEYLPPYSPDFNPIEKSFKQLKGG; from the coding sequence atgccaggcaccggccaccgcttgcagcccgctgttctccaggctatcctcgaccgaattgctgcctgcgaaagtgatcgagccatctctagagctacaggtgcgagccgtaacacagtagcaaagctgaggttgagcttagagttttggggcgtgccttatccgccgcgctgcgttcgacttgggcggccatctatactccggcaagctcagcgcgaaggccttcaggcatacctcaatggctcaccgggcgcatacatggatgagatgagggacttcttgtacgacgagtacgacgttaggataagccttgcgagcgtttaccgagagctagagaagatgagatggtctcgcaagcttgcaacaaagcgggcaaaggagcagagtgagccactccgccgcctctatcttgccaggatggcgcaacactataaggcggagcagatcgttgcgttggacgagagcgcctgcaatgagcgtacgggcgaccgcaagtatggctggtctccaatcggggagccggtggagctatcacacagcttcaggcgatcagaacggtggtcgctgctgccagccatgacgatagatggctacataagctataagatctttcaaggcgcgattacatctgagatcctagaagacttcttagagtttcaagtgctgccgttctgcaatcctcacccagggccagcctcagtaatcgtgcttgataacgcctccatccatcgatcagagcgtgtacgggtgctttgccaaagtgctggagtactccttgagtatctgccgccatactcaccagatttcaaccccatcgagaagagctttaagcagctcaagggtggatga
- a CDS encoding methyltransferase MppJ: protein MVDSNRDVAYIFNSAIAAASIGAAWEIGLLDQLRNGNKTDVKEFAAQHDLHYDSIHGLVTALAVVHVVEYDNHTATAGKLFDEVYRSKSIFHWLTLGSGGLLSRMQYVVRNENRTGKFYQRDSVAISYASKDISREHFDPAFWLAMDGIDYKIHSVVDLGSGSGERLMEILERYPGTVGLGVDIAKPSTEVARSDAIKRGFGDRLSFVVGDVRALSYRDEFAQVDLLTCFMMGHDFWPRENCIATLQKLRTAFPKVRRFLLGDGTRILLNTDKTHCKYSTNVDNVPIFTLGFEFGHAMMGVYIPTLEEWEGVFEEGGWRCVKKHLIRSFTLSVIFELERL, encoded by the coding sequence ATGGTCGATTCAAATCGCGACGTCGCCTATATATTTAACTCGGCCATCGCTGCCGCATCAATCGGCGCTGCCTGGGAAATTGGGCTGCTTGATCAACTCCGGAACGGAAATAAGACGGATGTCAAAGAATTTGCAGCGCAACATGACCTACATTATGACTCTATCCACGGCTTAGTCACCGCGCTGGCTGTCGTACATGTGGTCGAGTACGACAACCACACAGCCACGGCTGGCAAGCTATTTGATGAGGTCTACCGATCGAAATCCATTTTCCATTGGCTCACTCTTGGGTCAGGTGGACTCCTCTCGCGTATGCAGTACGTGGTACGGAACGAAAATCGCACAGGAAAATTCTACCAACGAGACTCGGTTGCGATCTCGTACGCTTCCAAAGACATCAGCCGCGAACATTTCGACCCAGCATTTTGGCTAGCTATGGATGGAATCGATTATAAAATCCATTCGGTCGTTGATCTAGGAAGTGGAAGCGGCGAGCGGTTAATGGAGATCCTTGAAAGATATCCTGGGACTGTTGGTCTCGGCGTAGATATCGCTAAACCGTCCACAGAGGTCGCTAGGTCCGACGCGATTAAGCGTGGCTTTGGAGATCGGTTGTCTTTTGTTGTGGGTGACGTGCGCGCATTGAGCTACCGCGACGAGTTTGCTCAGGTCGATCTTCTAACATGCTTTATGATGGGCCACGATTTCTGGCCTCGAGAGAACTGTATTGCTACACTCCAAAAGTTGCGTACTGCCTTTCCTAAGGTCCGCCGCTTTCTCCTCGGTGACGGTACTCGGATCCTACTGAACACCGATAAAACTCACTGCAAGTACTCAACCAACGTCGACAATGTGCCTATCTTTACTTTGGGCTTTGAATTTGGTCACGCTATGATGGGAGTCTATATTCCGACACTTGAAGAATGGGAAGGTGTCTTTGAGGAGGGTGGATGGCGTTGTGTAAAAAAGCATCTTATTAGGTCTTTCACGTTATCCGTAATTTTTGAACTAGAGAGGCTATAA
- a CDS encoding IlvE, Branched-chain amino acid aminotransferase-4-amino-4-deoxychorismate lyase has translation MSPALNYGQQALEGFKAFRTPGDPGRIVLFRPNLNAIRFQHSSIVLSMPPVPVEMFLRACRAAVALNANYVPPYESGGALYVRPQLYGTSAHLGLSAPSEYTFCVFVVPTTCAHLGTQPVKALILDDFDRAAPKGTGHAKVGGNYAPVIRWSDKARAEGFGITLHLDSVHHKEVDEFSSCAFIGVHSQGDSNITLVVPDSRCTIDSVTSDSVQHIAQQLGWKVEKRPVDYKELPSFSEVLGVGTSVVLIPIKSITRRSITQGMPSTPRLQVEAESEIITYLSEEQNKGGLVFSTLLNQLSAIQRGKAYDEFGWLFTVHEEDRNI, from the coding sequence ATGTCGCCAGCTCTGAACTACGGCCAACAGGCTTTAGAAGGGTTCAAAGCCTTCCGTACGCCTGGCGATCCCGGTAGAATTGTCCTGTTCCGTCCCAACCTCAACGCCATCCGCTTTCAGCATTCAAGCATCGTCCTTTCGATGCCGCCTGTCCCCGTTGAGATGTTTCTCCGAGCTTGCAGGGCTGCTGTAGCTCTGAACGCTAACTACGTTCCACCGTATGAGTCCGGGGGAGCGCTTTATGTTCGACCGCAGCTGTATGGGACAAGCGCTCACCTTGGACTCAGTGCACCAAGTGAGTATACATTCTGTGTCTTTGTAGTTCCGACAACATGTGCCCACCTTGGAACACAGCCAGTTAAGGCACTTATCTTAGACGATTTTGACCGCGCAGCACCAAAGGGTACAGGTCACGCAAAGGTGGGTGGAAATTATGCACCCGTAATTCGTTGGAGCGACAAGGCACGCGCAGAAGGATTTGGTATCACACTACACTTAGACAGTGTGCATCACAAAGAGGTCGATGAGTTTAGCTCTTGCGCATTCATTGGCGTGCACTCCCAGGGCGATTCAAACATAACATTAGTGGTACCTGACTCTCGTTGCACAATCGATAGCGTCACGAGCGACAGTGTTCAGCATATCGCTCAACAATTGGGATGGAAGGTGGAAAAGCGCCCTGTCGATTACAAAGAGTTGCCCTCTTTTAGCGAAGTCCTTGGAGTGGGGACTTCAGTGGTCCTAATACCGATCAAATCCATCACTCGACGATCTATTACACAAGGAATGCCTAGCACTCCACGCCTCCAAGTTGAGGCTGAGTCTGAGATTATTACATATCTATCCGAAGAACAAAACAAGGGTGGTTTAGTGTTTTCCACGTTGTTGAATCAACTGAGCGCCATCCAACGGGGCAAGGCCTACGACGAGTTTGGATGGCTTTTTACTGTGCACGAAGAAGACCGAAATATCTAA
- a CDS encoding UBN2 multi-domain protein: protein MAAEKEEWKIPQLTAENHDTWFRRNKVKLKGKKVFYVCEKNLVQHCQIATASRLTEAMEELEIAETDKHTKIRVNIEKRDKYLEDEATAIDLLFRSLSEDDQALIDEYDTAFQFWAYLQKKYTQTDATTANIYMTRIQTFTFNPGNTIVGSWEKLKDYRRKLVAADADTNGAYKDSALLLVLIRSLPKEFKTTIDTLNAQLNLTVEQKLKFLEEKEVRDQQDANEKALPAFRKTEKYVPPYRRRNHKNSPLSSDSESGAKFTVQCFLCDGAHGVRDCPRRERARKLLKEYDAKKSSKLLVKTPKQRNSHKRTGKAYGAEEVNSESDELSETSDSEPEEIETCRLSKDIVGKASPSTWAADTGASSHMSDQPSLFRRMIKIKRRVVRVGGGELYADWKGEAQVVCKDGSSTWLSEVLLVPNLGVNLLSGRRICAASLKGRFNSHALYFKLGKKVIIEATMDDGLYVVSHIADGYQETAFLGTELHAPVKSELKVNEKERYLLYHRRFAHLGPAKIAKLHEVTTLQKKIQVPEKIEICEVCSLTKMKNSIPKQLREHKATKLALVQFDIAGPFPTSLRGNRWFLLIIDSYTRKNWVIPLKKKGDAQRELQIWKTFVEHQTGEKVKAAGTDNAPELLQQAEEWRVTQGVEIQPTTIASSHQNGPAERNIQTAEADMRAMLKDAGLPIEFWDEAVEADAYLRNRTNTGPTINGKQVSPEEAFTGTKPSIDHIRVWGSKCYSYINPKTIPADQRHDKLVDRGRVGVFMGYSETTNKQFKFYSPELGYTSRTSRLSVDEYTPGGKVELRLRNIPAGPQGTQNTMPDRKPRGRPRKDLESSPAEPMEPPPAKSMELSPAEPIEPSPVELMEPSPVELMEPSPVEPMEPSPAEIVEPVPENPIELSSAELTPEPVKRHRGRPGKLTTIPPTAPSDERVPNLVDEEGPEEPYTQSVREEEAPRYFTRQAKRKRSNEEVVEDERFSKIVKAMLAQAGLIEEQTRLSEKAFAATEIAGIQIPQTHEQAINDPKYGKQWKAAILEEIIALMENRTWEEVPKPKDANMVDSKWVFTVKTNLDGTVERFKARLVARGFTQVHGTDYNETFAPTVRMDTLRLFMATVAAENLECFHFDIKNAFTESHLKEEIFLKQPQGVEVKKGYVLKVLRSLYGLKQAARDWNLLIKKELLAWGFVQSLADPCMFIHEEKQLRILVYVDDIAVAAKDRAQIDWFYKKLSGRFNTKNLGEIHKILGVRVTRDRKRRTIYLDQEQYIHAVLDKFGMSSKQHRDKKIPSADYTSFRPATNNDTRIDITEYQQVIGSLMFAMVLTRPDIAFTLGKLSQYMSDPAEHHGHALKNLLRYLRSTVTMKLLYGPGGVHSQFVIYSDADWASDMVDRKSVSGSTAMFYGGPISWSSKKQRSVATSSCESEYIALSTCCKQGQWIAQMFRDLGFPKYIGKDTNKVQMLGDNQGAIALTKNPHLHERSKHIDVCYHFIRDLAEQGKLDVAYVPTVDMVADGMTKPLQRVAFEKFKNQLGVVLGPDLP, encoded by the coding sequence atggctgcagagaaggaagaatggaagatcCCCCAGCTCACAGCCgaaaaccacgatacttggtttcgccgaaacaaggtcaagcttaaggggaagaaagtcttctatgtctgcgagaaaaaTCTGGTACAGCACTGTCAAATAGCAACAGCTAGTAGACTaacggaggctatggaagagttggaaattgctgaaACAGACAAGCATACCaagatccgcgtcaacattgaaaaaagagacaagtacctagaagatgaagccactgcaatcgatctcttgtttcggtcgcttaGCGAGGATGACCAAGCCCTCATTGACGAATACGATACTGCCTTCCAAttctgggcctacctacaaaagaagtacacccaaactgacgccACAACTGCCAACATATACATGACTagaattcaaacgttcacattTAATCCCGGGAACACGattgttggatcatgggaGAAGCTAAAGGACTACCGACGTAAACTTGTAGCAGCAGACGCCgacaccaacggagcttacaaggactctgcactactactcgttcttatCAGATCACTTCCGAAAGAATTCaagactacgattgacaccttaaacgcccaacttaacctcacggttgaacagaaacttaagtttctggaagagaaggaggttcgagaccagcaagacgccaACGAAAAAGCTCTTCCAGCATTCCGaaagacggagaagtatgttccgCCTTACAGGCGTCGAAATCATAAGAACTCGccactatcgtctgactccgaatctggtGCCAAATTCACggtccaatgcttcctttgtgatggagcccatggcgtacgagactgcccaagacgtgagagagctcgaaagctccttaaggaatacgacgctaagaaatcatctaagcTGCTCGTTAAGACACCTAAGCAAAGGAATTCCCACAAAAGgactggcaaagcatatggagccgaagaagtcaattcagagtcagatgaattatctgagacctcagactccgaacccgaggaaattgagacatgccgtctctcaaaagacatcgtcggtaaggcctctccatctacctgggctgccgacactggcgcaTCCTCTcacatgtctgaccaaccctcattATTTAGACGAATGATTAAGATCAAACGAAGAGTCgttcgggttggagggggagaattatatgcggactggaaaggagaagctcaagtggtgtgtaaggatggatcgtcgacatggctgtcagaagtactgcttgtacctaaccttggagtcaatttgttatcaggaagaagaatttgcgcagcaagcctgaagggtcgtttcaattcacacgCACTATActtcaaactaggaaagAAGGTTATTATTgaagcaactatggacgacggcctctacgtagtgtcacacattgccgatggataccaAGAAACAGCATTTCTAGGCACGGAACTCCATGcaccagttaagagcgagcttaaggttaatgaaaaggagagatacttgctgtatcacagacgcttcgcacacctaggacctGCAAAGATTGCTaaactccacgaagttacaactctccagaagaagattcaagttccagagaagatagaaatctgcgaagtgtgttcTCTGACGAAaatgaagaacagcatccctaagcagctGAGAGAGCATaaggccacgaagctagccttagtacagtttgacattgcaggaccctttccaacatctctgcgaggaaacaggtggttcctccTTATTATTGACAGTTACACGCGAaaaaactgggttatcccgctgaagaaaaagggagacgcacaaAGGGAACTCCAaatctggaagacctttgtagaacatcaaactggcgaAAAGGTTAAAGCTGCTGGAACTGACAACgcaccagaacttctacagcaagccgaggaatggagagttacacagggcgtggaaattcagcctacaacaattgcttcctcacaccagaatggaccagctgagcgaaacatccaaaccgctgaagctgatatgagagcaatgctgaaagacgctggtttaccaattgagttttgggatgaagctgtcgaagcagacgcatacctGCGAAACCGCACAAACACAGGACCCACgatcaatggaaagcaagtcagtcctgaagaggcattcacaggaacgaaaccatccattgaccacatccgtgtatgggggagcaaatgctattcTTACATCAACCCCaaaacgattccagcagaccaacgacatgacaagctcgtggaccgtggcagaGTTGGAGTATTcatgggatattctgagacaacaaacaagcagttcaagttctattcgccagagcttggatacacctcaaggacaagccgattatcagtggacgaatacacccctggaggaaaagttgaactacgactgcgaaacataccagctggaccacaagggacgcagaatacgatgccagaccgaaaaccaagaggaagacctaggaaggatctggaatcatctcctgcagaaccaatggaaccacCTCCTGCCAAATCAATGGAACtatctcctgcagaaccaatagaaccatctcctgtcgaactaatggaaccatctcctgtcgaactaatggaaccatctcctgtcgaaccaatggaaccatctcctgcagaaaTAGTGGAGCCAGTTCCCGAGAACCCAATAGAACTGTCGtcggcagagctaactcCCGAACCAGTTaagcgtcacagaggaagaccagGGAAGCTAACGACTATTCCCcctactgcaccatctgatgagcgggttcctaatcttgtgGACGAAGAGGGACCCGAAGAACCGTAtacccagtctgtacgagaagaggaggctccacgatacttcaccagacaagccaaacgaaagaggtctaacgaagaggttgttgaggacgagagatttagcaagatcgttaaagctatgctagcccaagCTGGCCTTAtagaagagcaaacacgactatctgagaaggcttttgcagcaaccgagatcgcaggaatccagatcccccagacacacgagcaagctatcaacgacccaaagtatggaaagcaatggaaagcagcaatacttgaagagataatcgcgttaatggagaatcgaacctgggaggaagttccaaagccaaaagacgcgaacatggttgattcaaagtgggtttttacagtcaaaacaaatctcgacgggactgttgagaggtttaaggcacgccttgtggcaagaggttttacgcaagtacacggaacagactacaacgagactttCGCCCCGACAGTTcgcatggacaccttacgtctgtttatggccactgtcgcagcggaaaacctAGAATGTTTTCACTTTGACATCAAGAATGCTTTCACAGAGTCGCAtttgaaggaagagatctttcttaagcaaccccaGGGAGTAGAAGTTAAGaaaggatacgtccttaAAGTTCTCCGCAGCCTATATGGACTCAAACAAGCTGCTCGTGACTGGAACTTGTTaataaagaaagaacttctggcatggggattcgtgCAAAGCCTTGCCGacccgtgcatgtttatccacgaagaaaaacaactccgtatcctcgtctacgttgacgacattgctgttgccgcaaaagatcgagctcaaattgattggttctacaagaagctttctggaagattcaacaccaagaacctaggggagattcataagatccttggagtacgagttacgcgagacagaaagcgccgcacaatctacctcgatcaagaacagtacatacacgcagtacttgacaagtttggaatgtctagcaaacaacacagagacaagaagattccatcCGCAGATTACACGTcatttaggccagccactaacaacgacacccgaatcgacatcactgaataccagcaagtgatagggagccttatgtttgctatggttcttacacgcccagacattgcattcaccctcggaaagctaagccaatacatgagcgatccagcagaacatcatggccatgcgttgaagaacctgctacgatatctaaggTCGACAGTAACAATGAAGCTACTCTACGGACCAGGGGGAGTACactcgcaatttgtcatctactctgatgctgactgggcaagcgacatggtagaccgaaagagcgtttcagggagcactgcaatgttctacggaggtccaatatcatggtctagcaagaagcaacggtctgttgcaacgtcaagctgcgaatctgaatacatcgcactatcaacatgctgtaagcaaggccagtggattgctcaaatgttcagagatcttgggttcccaaagtacattggaaaagacaccaacaaggtccagatgctaggagataaccagggtgccattgcacttacaaagaaccctcaccttcacgaaagatcaaagcacatcgacgtctgttatcattttatcagagacctagcagaacaaggtAAACTCGACGTGGCCTACGTGCCAACTGTAGAtatggtggctgatggaatgacaaagccgttgcagcgagtcgcattcgagaaattcaagaaccaattaggagttgtccttggaccggacctgccctga